In the genome of Hymenobacter taeanensis, one region contains:
- a CDS encoding DUF6799 domain-containing protein produces MLATGLAKAQIRNGFQRHDGTTYLIRNGEARPMTRDTHLPNGRVVTRDGFVVQRDGQRTKLPEGAGCTLLGQFATIDTEADGRLALFTGSAGRSAPNVVEPAAISQLQRWFGKPSRGKAKGHYKKGGKHKGRGKED; encoded by the coding sequence ATGCTTGCCACTGGCCTGGCCAAGGCACAAATCCGCAATGGTTTCCAGCGGCACGACGGAACTACCTATCTCATCCGCAACGGTGAGGCCCGCCCCATGACCCGCGACACGCATCTGCCCAATGGCCGCGTCGTCACGCGCGATGGGTTTGTGGTGCAGCGCGATGGCCAGCGCACGAAGCTACCCGAGGGAGCCGGCTGCACGCTGCTAGGCCAGTTCGCCACCATAGATACTGAGGCTGATGGGCGTTTGGCGTTATTTACCGGCAGTGCAGGCCGGTCTGCGCCTAACGTGGTGGAGCCGGCCGCAATAAGCCAGCTCCAACGGTGGTTTGGCAAACCCAGTCGTGGCAAAGCGAAGGGCCACTATAAAAAGGGAGGCAAGCACAAAGGCCGAGGCAAGGAGGATTAA
- a CDS encoding CsbD family protein translates to MDANNNNINDQTELRARGNWNEIKGQAKQKWGNLTDDDLTYNEGEQDEWFGRLQHKTGDAIDDIKSWFHRTF, encoded by the coding sequence ATGGACGCGAATAACAACAACATCAACGACCAAACCGAGCTACGTGCTCGCGGTAACTGGAACGAAATTAAAGGCCAGGCTAAGCAGAAGTGGGGCAACCTCACCGACGATGACCTGACCTACAACGAAGGTGAGCAAGACGAGTGGTTTGGCCGCCTGCAACACAAAACCGGCGACGCCATTGACGATATCAAGTCCTGGTTTCACCGCACCTTTTAA
- a CDS encoding DNA-binding protein gives MIFPVEELCLLGNKSLLELPRTAFFCSRKYPASIERITCLWALEQRMHRRCVLSSFHSQLEQSVFRYLRQDPKQPILYVLGRGIQTSLSMEYSREIELGHLLFLSRFSEEVTTVTPESAYLRNLLMVDMADDLFIPYVRPGGSLERLLTSPMARSKSVLTLDLPANKALIQRGARIYRPKQLVGHLGRQWSSPRPRY, from the coding sequence ATGATCTTTCCTGTTGAAGAGCTGTGTTTGTTGGGGAACAAGTCATTGCTAGAATTGCCTCGGACGGCATTTTTTTGTTCGCGGAAATACCCTGCCAGTATTGAGCGCATTACCTGTCTGTGGGCCCTAGAGCAGCGCATGCATCGGCGTTGCGTACTGTCAAGCTTCCACTCCCAGTTAGAGCAGTCGGTGTTCCGCTACCTGCGTCAAGATCCTAAGCAGCCTATTCTATATGTCTTGGGCCGAGGTATCCAGACAAGTCTTTCCATGGAATATAGCCGCGAAATTGAGCTAGGCCACTTGCTGTTCCTGAGCCGGTTCAGCGAAGAGGTTACTACTGTTACGCCTGAGTCGGCGTACCTGCGCAACCTACTGATGGTAGATATGGCCGACGACTTATTTATCCCTTACGTGCGGCCCGGCGGTAGTCTGGAACGGTTGCTAACCAGCCCCATGGCGCGCTCCAAGTCTGTGCTGACCCTCGATTTGCCGGCTAATAAAGCTCTCATTCAGCGAGGTGCCCGCATTTATCGGCCTAAGCAGTTGGTAGGCCACTTAGGGCGGCAATGGTCTTCTCCCCGGCCTCGCTATTAG
- a CDS encoding DUF1206 domain-containing protein, which yields MTLSNTLLSNVPHSPSAGIKAMARFGFAAKGVVYVLMGLLALLAATGQRGGQTATKKQAVHTLQDLPGGQVLLGLVALGLLGYIIWRFTQAVLDTENKGSGAKGIGRRIAYAGSGLLYAGVAWYAAQLAFSGSADSSGNSTKQTLTAKVLNWPAGEWIIIAVGLITIGSGLYQIYRAYSGSFHKHVSSSDLPANQQNLVYRTGQIGYTARGIVLSIIGYFFVQAGRQSRAEAVGTTDEAFDFLATMGPLVLGIVALGLMAYGLYMLIQARYPVLRNI from the coding sequence ATGACCCTTTCTAACACCCTACTCTCAAACGTTCCCCATTCTCCATCGGCCGGTATCAAGGCCATGGCCCGCTTTGGCTTCGCGGCCAAAGGGGTAGTGTATGTACTAATGGGGCTACTTGCGCTGCTAGCGGCTACCGGGCAGCGTGGTGGCCAAACGGCCACTAAAAAACAGGCTGTGCATACCCTCCAAGATTTGCCCGGCGGCCAAGTATTGCTAGGACTGGTGGCGCTAGGCCTGCTCGGCTACATTATCTGGCGCTTCACCCAGGCTGTGCTCGATACTGAAAACAAAGGCTCAGGTGCTAAAGGCATTGGGCGGCGCATAGCCTATGCCGGTAGTGGCCTGCTGTATGCCGGGGTAGCGTGGTACGCGGCTCAGTTGGCCTTTAGCGGCAGCGCTGATAGCAGCGGTAACAGCACCAAACAAACTCTCACCGCCAAAGTACTTAACTGGCCCGCCGGCGAGTGGATTATTATTGCCGTTGGCCTGATAACTATTGGCAGCGGCCTCTACCAGATTTACCGGGCGTACTCAGGCTCTTTTCACAAGCACGTAAGCTCCAGCGACCTGCCCGCCAACCAGCAAAACCTGGTGTACCGCACCGGCCAAATTGGCTACACGGCCCGCGGTATTGTGCTGAGTATAATCGGGTATTTTTTCGTGCAGGCCGGACGCCAGTCGCGGGCCGAAGCCGTGGGCACCACCGACGAAGCTTTTGATTTTTTGGCTACTATGGGGCCGCTTGTGCTGGGCATTGTAGCGCTAGGCCTGATGGCTTACGGCCTTTATATGCTGATACAGGCGCGTTACCCCGTGCTTCGGAATATTTAG
- a CDS encoding NAD(P)-dependent oxidoreductase, whose amino-acid sequence MRSISLGLICEGKTPPDKRVPLTPKKCAEAQSQYPGLNIIVQESPIRCFSDQEYRDMGIEVRPDVSDCDILLGVKEVPVGQLIPNKTYMFFSHTVKKQPANRELLRQVLAKNITLIDYELLTDRDGGDRIVAFGRWAGIVGAYNGLLTYGRKHSLYTLKPAYECLDMEDMQEEFFKVKRLPPIKMVVTGSGRVAQGAVEVLDKMRIRRVSVYDYLYHDFNEPVYTQLRSSDYNRRRDGRVWDTPDFHRNPQEYESTFQNFVPVTDLLIACAYWHPAAPRLFEEKDTRLPNFRINTIADVTCDVNGSIPTTKRATSITEPAFDYNPQTGELEAAYSRPSNITVMAVDNLPCELPRNASRDFGRQLLDNVFPHLLSTGPDDDVVERATITRDGQLLPRYEYLRDYVS is encoded by the coding sequence ATGCGTTCTATTTCCCTTGGCCTTATCTGTGAAGGCAAAACGCCGCCCGATAAACGGGTGCCCCTCACTCCCAAGAAATGCGCCGAAGCGCAGAGCCAATACCCCGGCTTAAACATAATAGTGCAGGAAAGCCCCATCCGTTGCTTCTCCGATCAGGAGTACCGTGACATGGGGATTGAGGTCCGCCCTGATGTTTCAGACTGCGACATCCTGCTGGGAGTGAAAGAAGTGCCCGTAGGCCAGCTCATCCCCAACAAAACGTATATGTTCTTTTCGCACACCGTGAAGAAGCAGCCCGCCAACCGGGAACTGCTGCGTCAGGTGCTGGCCAAGAACATTACCCTCATTGATTATGAGTTGCTGACCGACCGGGATGGTGGCGACAGAATTGTGGCCTTCGGACGCTGGGCCGGCATTGTAGGGGCCTATAATGGGCTGCTGACTTACGGCCGTAAGCATAGCCTATATACCCTGAAGCCAGCTTATGAGTGCCTCGATATGGAGGACATGCAGGAAGAGTTCTTCAAGGTGAAGCGCCTACCGCCTATTAAAATGGTTGTGACGGGCTCGGGCAGAGTAGCTCAGGGGGCCGTGGAAGTACTGGACAAAATGCGCATCCGGCGCGTAAGTGTGTACGACTACCTCTATCACGACTTCAACGAGCCAGTGTATACCCAGCTCCGCAGCTCGGACTACAACCGCCGCCGCGACGGGCGGGTATGGGATACGCCCGATTTCCACCGTAACCCGCAGGAGTACGAATCTACGTTTCAGAATTTCGTGCCCGTAACTGACTTGCTGATTGCATGCGCCTACTGGCACCCGGCCGCGCCGCGCCTGTTCGAGGAAAAGGATACCCGACTGCCCAACTTCCGCATTAATACTATTGCTGATGTAACCTGCGACGTGAACGGCTCTATTCCTACAACTAAGCGCGCCACCAGCATTACAGAGCCCGCCTTCGACTACAACCCGCAGACTGGTGAGCTAGAAGCCGCCTACTCACGGCCATCCAACATCACCGTGATGGCCGTGGATAACCTGCCCTGCGAGCTGCCTCGTAACGCCAGCCGCGATTTCGGCCGCCAACTGCTCGATAACGTGTTTCCGCACCTGCTAAGCACTGGCCCAGATGATGACGTTGTGGAGCGTGCTACCATTACACGTGATGGCCAGCTATTGCCGCGCTACGAGTACTTACGTGATTACGTAAGTTAA
- the gcvP gene encoding aminomethyl-transferring glycine dehydrogenase, whose amino-acid sequence MLLQPKPADVFVDRHNGPDDAAVAEMLRTIGVESLDQLIDETVPAAIRLKQPLNLPAALTERAFLAKFKGIAGKNRLFKNYIGLGYHDTQLPPVIQRNILENPGWYTAYTPYQAEIAQGRLEALINYQTMVMELTGLEIANASLLDEGTAAAETLHMFHSLSKKKNATRYFVSEQVLPQTIDVLRTRATPLGIELVIGDHRTADLTDESLFGAILQYPAADGAVYDYTDFISKAHDNNLFVTVAADLLSLTLLTPPGEMGADAVVGNSQRFGVPMGYGGPHAGFLATKDAFKRVIPGRIIGQSIDAAGNKAYRMALQTREQHIRREKATSNICTAQVLLSVLAGMYAVYHGPQRLKQFATNIHALTQVLETELKALGLDQRNQFYFDTLDIKLESQELQNAIKQEAENAGINFRYFEEHGSPRVGISLHQNTEIQDVAAIVAVFSKVLGKGESKTLSLPEEISVNWADSLIRKSSYLTHPIFNSHHSEHEMLRYMKQLENKDLSLAHSMIALGSCTMKLNATAEMIPVTWPEIGGLHPFAPREQAQGYAEIFKDLEAWLCEVTGFAAVSLQPNSGAQGEYAGLLAIKGYHDARGDQHRNVALIPASAHGTNPASAVMAGMQVVVVKSTEEGNIDVADLKAKAAQYADKLSCLMVTYPSTHGVYEETIIDICETIHQHGGRVYMDGANMNAQVGLTSPATIGADVCHLNLHKTFCIPHGGGGPGVGPIGVVADLAPYLPGHVVVDADGRTEGAVSSAPWGSASILPISYAYISMMGGEGLTQATRIAILNANYIKARLEEHYPVLYTGSNGRCAHEMILDCRQFKKAGIEVEDIAKRLMDYGFHAPTVSFPVAGTLMVEPTESESKEELDRFIEAMIGIRKEIAEVEAGRADAKDNLLKHAPHTAATALTHEWTRPYTREQAVYPTEYARMFKFWPAVSRIDSAYGDRNLICSCTSIEEYADQEEKLVATDKGPSY is encoded by the coding sequence ATGTTGCTTCAACCCAAGCCCGCTGATGTATTCGTGGACCGCCACAACGGACCCGACGACGCGGCGGTGGCTGAGATGCTGCGCACCATCGGTGTGGAGTCGCTTGACCAGCTCATCGACGAAACCGTGCCGGCGGCCATCCGCCTGAAACAGCCGCTGAACCTGCCCGCTGCCCTCACGGAGCGGGCTTTTTTGGCGAAGTTCAAAGGCATCGCCGGCAAGAACCGTCTGTTCAAAAACTACATCGGCCTGGGCTACCACGACACCCAGCTGCCCCCCGTAATTCAGCGCAACATCCTGGAGAACCCAGGTTGGTACACGGCCTACACGCCCTACCAGGCTGAAATTGCTCAGGGCCGCCTCGAAGCCCTCATCAATTACCAGACAATGGTGATGGAACTGACGGGCCTTGAAATTGCCAACGCCAGCTTGCTCGACGAGGGCACCGCTGCCGCCGAGACCCTGCACATGTTCCACTCCCTCTCAAAGAAGAAGAACGCCACGCGCTACTTCGTTTCGGAGCAGGTACTGCCCCAGACCATTGACGTGCTGCGCACCCGCGCCACGCCGCTGGGCATTGAGCTGGTAATAGGTGACCACCGCACCGCCGACCTGACGGATGAGAGCCTGTTTGGCGCCATTCTGCAGTATCCCGCCGCCGATGGTGCCGTGTACGATTACACCGACTTCATCTCGAAGGCGCACGACAACAACCTGTTTGTGACCGTGGCCGCCGACTTACTGTCCTTGACGCTGCTCACGCCTCCCGGCGAAATGGGTGCCGATGCGGTTGTGGGTAACTCCCAGCGCTTTGGTGTACCCATGGGCTATGGCGGACCCCACGCTGGCTTCCTGGCTACCAAAGACGCGTTCAAGCGTGTAATTCCGGGCCGTATCATTGGGCAGAGCATTGACGCCGCGGGCAACAAGGCCTACCGCATGGCCCTGCAGACCCGCGAGCAGCACATCCGCCGCGAAAAAGCTACCTCTAACATCTGCACCGCCCAGGTGCTGCTGTCGGTGCTGGCTGGTATGTACGCGGTGTACCACGGTCCGCAGCGCCTCAAGCAATTCGCTACCAACATCCACGCCCTCACTCAGGTGCTGGAAACGGAGCTGAAAGCCCTGGGCCTGGATCAGCGCAATCAGTTCTACTTCGACACCCTCGACATTAAGCTGGAAAGCCAAGAGCTGCAGAACGCTATCAAGCAGGAAGCAGAGAATGCCGGCATTAACTTCCGCTACTTTGAGGAGCACGGCTCGCCCCGCGTGGGCATTTCGCTGCACCAAAACACCGAGATTCAGGACGTAGCCGCTATTGTGGCTGTGTTCAGTAAGGTGCTCGGTAAAGGTGAGAGCAAAACCCTGAGCCTGCCCGAGGAAATTTCGGTGAACTGGGCCGATAGCCTGATCCGGAAGAGCAGCTACCTCACGCACCCCATCTTCAACTCACACCACAGTGAGCACGAGATGCTGCGCTACATGAAGCAGCTGGAAAACAAGGACCTGAGCCTGGCTCACTCCATGATTGCACTGGGTTCATGCACCATGAAGCTGAACGCCACCGCCGAGATGATTCCGGTGACCTGGCCCGAGATTGGTGGCCTACACCCCTTCGCCCCGCGCGAGCAGGCGCAGGGCTACGCCGAGATTTTCAAGGATCTGGAGGCGTGGCTGTGCGAGGTAACCGGCTTTGCGGCCGTGAGCCTGCAGCCTAACTCCGGTGCTCAGGGTGAGTACGCCGGCCTGCTGGCCATTAAAGGCTACCACGATGCCCGCGGCGACCAGCACCGCAATGTGGCCCTGATTCCGGCTTCGGCTCACGGTACTAACCCCGCTTCGGCTGTTATGGCTGGCATGCAGGTGGTTGTGGTGAAGAGCACTGAGGAAGGCAACATTGATGTGGCTGACCTGAAAGCCAAAGCCGCGCAGTACGCCGATAAGCTGAGCTGCCTGATGGTGACCTACCCCAGCACGCACGGCGTGTACGAGGAAACCATCATCGATATCTGCGAGACCATTCACCAGCATGGCGGCCGCGTGTACATGGATGGCGCCAACATGAATGCCCAAGTAGGCCTCACCTCGCCCGCCACCATCGGTGCCGATGTGTGCCACCTGAACCTGCACAAGACGTTTTGCATCCCCCACGGTGGCGGCGGACCTGGCGTAGGACCTATCGGTGTTGTTGCTGATCTGGCTCCCTACCTGCCCGGCCACGTAGTGGTTGATGCTGACGGCCGTACGGAAGGGGCTGTTTCGTCGGCTCCCTGGGGTTCGGCCAGCATCCTGCCCATCAGTTACGCTTACATCTCTATGATGGGCGGCGAGGGTCTGACGCAGGCAACGCGCATTGCTATCCTGAATGCCAACTATATTAAGGCCCGCCTGGAGGAGCACTACCCCGTGTTGTACACTGGTTCTAACGGCCGCTGTGCCCACGAAATGATCCTCGACTGCCGCCAGTTCAAGAAGGCCGGCATTGAGGTAGAGGACATTGCCAAGCGCCTCATGGACTACGGCTTCCATGCCCCCACCGTATCGTTCCCGGTTGCGGGCACGCTGATGGTGGAGCCTACGGAGTCGGAGAGCAAGGAGGAGCTGGACCGCTTCATTGAGGCTATGATTGGCATCCGCAAGGAAATTGCGGAGGTAGAAGCCGGCCGCGCCGACGCCAAGGACAACCTGCTGAAGCACGCCCCGCACACGGCGGCCACGGCCCTCACCCACGAGTGGACCCGCCCCTACACCCGTGAGCAGGCCGTGTACCCCACTGAGTACGCCCGCATGTTTAAGTTCTGGCCCGCCGTGTCCCGTATCGACTCCGCGTACGGCGACCGTAACCTCATCTGCTCGTGCACTTCCATTGAGGAGTACGCTGATCAGGAAGAGAAGCTGGTAGCTACTGATAAGGGTCCTTCTTACTAG
- a CDS encoding DUF4136 domain-containing protein, producing the protein MNLITRFLSRRMSLAAMSLALLLGVSSCASTARVGVTNDFDHSINFRTYKTWAWYPEQPTDSEGGPAQGYQSFLDKRIRTAVEREMTAKGLTRVDKAPDLYVAYSAKVEEKQRATNNGLYSPYGYPYYGYGYGGFYNRNLVTDYKAGTVIIDFVDANRKELAWRGQGQAQVDNQTISEEEVYRIVGSILGTYPPQDQQASR; encoded by the coding sequence ATGAATCTCATCACCCGTTTTCTGTCCCGCCGGATGTCGCTGGCGGCCATGAGCCTGGCCTTATTACTGGGCGTTAGCAGTTGCGCCAGCACGGCGCGCGTTGGGGTTACCAACGATTTCGACCATTCCATTAACTTCCGCACCTACAAAACCTGGGCGTGGTACCCCGAGCAGCCCACCGACTCAGAGGGTGGCCCGGCTCAAGGCTACCAGTCGTTTCTAGACAAGCGTATTCGTACTGCCGTGGAGCGCGAGATGACGGCCAAGGGCCTTACCCGCGTCGACAAAGCGCCTGACCTGTACGTTGCCTACTCGGCTAAAGTAGAGGAGAAGCAGCGCGCTACTAACAATGGCCTGTACAGTCCGTACGGTTACCCTTACTACGGCTATGGTTACGGAGGCTTCTACAACCGCAACTTAGTAACCGACTATAAAGCTGGCACCGTTATCATCGACTTTGTTGATGCAAACCGTAAGGAGCTTGCTTGGCGCGGCCAAGGCCAGGCGCAGGTAGACAACCAGACAATTTCTGAGGAGGAGGTTTACCGCATCGTAGGCAGCATTCTGGGCACTTATCCGCCCCAGGATCAGCAAGCCAGCCGTTAA